Genomic window (Patescibacteria group bacterium):
TATCCTCATTTATAAGCACTGTCATCCTGAACCGCAGTGAAGGATCCCGTTGCTAAATAAATAATCACGGGATTCTTCGGCTTCGGCCTCAGAATGACAATATCTAAAAATATATTTTTCTAAAAAAATAAAAACAGATATTGGCAAAAATTATTTTTTTCTGAAGGCGAGGATTGTCTGAGCCCCGAACCGCAGTGAAGGGGCGAGTTCCGCAGCCTGAAGAAAAAAATAATTTTTGACAATCAACACAAAACATCTTTTTCAACATTATTTAACCTTAATGCCTTCTTTAACCAATTCCTCTTTTCTCAAAGAAATAATTTCTTTAACCTCGCCTATCAAAATTGCTTTAATTAAAAATGCAATCCCAAAATAAACAGCAACAGCAATCAATCCTCTGATCGCAAAATTCCAAGATTCAGGCATTATAAATAATGCTATTGCCATAAAAATTCCAGCGATCAAAGATTTGCCAGCAATTTTATAATTCAATCCAACTTTTTCCAGTTTCCAAATTATTAATGCTGTCAGAACTGCAACTGCAACTTCAGAAACAACTGTTGAAATTGCTGCACCATAATATGAATATTTTGGAATCAACCACAAACATAATACAACTGCCAAAATTGCCGTAAAAATATAAACCCACATTGTTTTATGCTGTTTATTTGCTGCAACTGCAGCATTTCCAAAAAGATGAGAGAAAAAGATCGCGCCAGTTGCGATAATCAATAATTTCAAAACATTTCCAGAATCAGAAAAATCACTACCTCCAAAAAATGCCATTATTGGTTCTGCAAGAAACAACGTTCCTATAATTAACGGAATTACAAAAATAATCAAAATATCAAATCCTTTTTTATAAATTTCTTCAAACTTCTTTCTATCTTCTTCAAAAAACTTCGACATTACAGGCAACAATAATCCAGCAAAAATCGCTGCAAAAGTAATTAAGACTTCCAAAACTTTGTATGCCGCGCCGTATACACCGACATCGCTTTCTGATTTCATAATTGATAAAAACAAAGTATCAACTTTAAAATAAATTAAATTAAAAACTACTGAAAAAGCCAAAGGCGCAGTCATGATCAAAATCTTTTTCCACAATGCAAAATCAAAAGCTAATTTAACTTTTACATATTTTCTGGAATAAAGGAACAGCACCAAAAAATTTACAAAATTGGACAACGCAATTCCAAAAATCATATACAAAATTGAAGCGTTTGCATTAATAACAAGTATAACAGCAACCAACCAAACAATTCTGCCAGCAACTTCAGCAACTGCCACTTTATACATTGAAAAATATTTTTGAAAAACACCGATTAAAGTTTGATTTAATAAAATAAATAAATAAGAAGCAGCTCCAACCACAACGCCCCATTTTACAATTGGATCATAAGGAAAAAGCCAAATTACCAAAGAACCAATCGTCAGAATTAACAATCCTGACAATCCTTTTATTGTCATTGCATTACTGACAAATTTATCTTGATCAATATTTTTCTTTGATATTTCACGAGTTACAACCAAATACAAACCCAAATCAGCCATAATTGAAAAAACAGATAGATAAGCCATAATTGTCGTATATTGTCCAAATCCAGACTGGCCTAAATATCGAAGCATTAATGATACTGTCACCAATGCCAAAACCATTCCAATTCCTTTGCCGACAAATTGTATCAGCGTATTATGCGCAACTTTTCTAGCTAAAGACATTCGTTTAAAAAACTAAAAATATAAAAATCACTAACTCATATTATCATTTTTTCTATGCAACAGCAAACAAAAAAGAGCAGAATGCTCTTAATTTCTAATTTCCGAATTTTTATATTTTTAATTTTTTATATCCGTACGCTATTCCGTATCTTTCATTACAACATCAGAAATCATCTCTTTTTGCTCAAGCTTTGCAGAAACAGGCTTACGTTGTTCTTCACGTACTAAATCATCCTTCACAACAATAGCTTTTTTACTAATCGAAACAATTTTATCAAAAGAAATAATTAATTGGCCTTTAAACAATTTTCTTAAAAAACCTGTTTTTACATACATTTTTTCAAGTCTATAAGAAATATCATCCATTTCAAAATCAACAACTTTGCCTAATTCTTCTCCACTCTCTGTTACAACATTATTATCTTTGATTTTAATTTCTTTTTTCAAAAGTTCTTCAAACAAACCAAAATTATTTAATGGCTTTACTGACATCTCACTATCAACAAAAACATTTCCATCTCTAATTTCTTTTACATCTTCAATTCGTAAAATTCGCTGTTCTTTCAATAAACCTTCAGACAACTGAAAACCTAATAATTTT
Coding sequences:
- a CDS encoding flippase, which translates into the protein MSLARKVAHNTLIQFVGKGIGMVLALVTVSLMLRYLGQSGFGQYTTIMAYLSVFSIMADLGLYLVVTREISKKNIDQDKFVSNAMTIKGLSGLLILTIGSLVIWLFPYDPIVKWGVVVGAASYLFILLNQTLIGVFQKYFSMYKVAVAEVAGRIVWLVAVILVINANASILYMIFGIALSNFVNFLVLFLYSRKYVKVKLAFDFALWKKILIMTAPLAFSVVFNLIYFKVDTLFLSIMKSESDVGVYGAAYKVLEVLITFAAIFAGLLLPVMSKFFEEDRKKFEEIYKKGFDILIIFVIPLIIGTLFLAEPIMAFFGGSDFSDSGNVLKLLIIATGAIFFSHLFGNAAVAANKQHKTMWVYIFTAILAVVLCLWLIPKYSYYGAAISTVVSEVAVAVLTALIIWKLEKVGLNYKIAGKSLIAGIFMAIALFIMPESWNFAIRGLIAVAVYFGIAFLIKAILIGEVKEIISLRKEELVKEGIKVK
- a CDS encoding PRC-barrel domain-containing protein; the encoded protein is MIDYNETIGATILVVSSNKEIGKINEFIINFETGKLLGFQLSEGLLKEQRILRIEDVKEIRDGNVFVDSEMSVKPLNNFGLFEELLKKEIKIKDNNVVTESGEELGKVVDFEMDDISYRLEKMYVKTGFLRKLFKGQLIISFDKIVSISKKAIVVKDDLVREEQRKPVSAKLEQKEMISDVVMKDTE